The genome window AAAAACGGCTTTAAAATGAGTGAGTCAGGCTCCAGAAAAGCAAGGCCCCCCctacccaccccccgcccccaaacaTATACTCGCTACCATCTCCACTCTCGGTTCATGATGATTTCTACTGAAAAGCCTGCAGTGATTTTGCACTTAGGCAGAATGGAAAATAATCCATCATTTGAAAGCTCTGGTGCACCGAGAGCCGTTCCCCGGGCAAAGTGTCCTCTGGAGCAAGACCGAGAGTAAGAGAACTGCTAGAGTCTGAATTTTATGGGTCGCAAACGGcgcctttccccccccccccccccccaactcaatGACCCCACTAGAAAAATTGAACCGTCTGATCTTGCCTCAACCTCTGTGGAGCGTAGATGCCATCTTTTGTTCAAGTACAAGGTTTTGGGAGAACGGGGAGCAGAACTAGGacactgtgtgagtgaatgagctTAGACAGTAAAATCGGAGAGCAGTAAACCCTCCGTCTGTTTTACATAAGCGCTGCTTTGGTCTCCGGAAGTGTGAAAATGGCTCTGCAGGGAGGGAGCGTTACCTCTTGGGATCGGAAGTGAGCGGAGCATTTTTCTGAGCTTTCCTGGTGTCGTCACACCCACCAGCAGTGGGGAAGTTTAGACTTTGGAAGCGTCACTCGGTGAGCTACCCCCTAACCAGTCCTGTATGAGTACTTGGCCATCGCCCTTGTACCAAGCTAAATGCACGTTGAAGTATCTTAAAATGTGCATCGCGCTGGGCAGGCTTCAGGTGCTGCGTTTCACGTTAATTTGGGCCCCCAGGGGCCCGGGTGTGCCCTACTTATCAATTTGCCCTCTGTAGGGCGCGATTCACCTAGGCTGCACTCGTCCTTTAGCGCGTGGATGGCGCAGTTCCGGCGAGAGTTGCGGCCACTCCTGCACTCTCGAATAGTGCGTACCGGAGTGTGTCAAGAAGCACCAAATGAAAATAACATACCGCGTCTTCATTTTCCTTCTCTTTCCGTGATCCTTCCGAAAATGGTAAATCAAGGTTGGCCCCCCAGCTGTGGTGTTTTCTGTCACCCTCCAGAGTTAATTTTTCTGATCGGCCAAACTTATTGATTGACTAACTGACAGCACAGAACCTTCTCAACCTTCGCCAGCCACCCAATTTAACGGAAAAGAGGCTCCCGGCAGTAAATCCTTTAAAACTCTAATTTTCCAGAAGCTGGAACTTCTACTGCTGTGTTTTTTTGGACTTTAAATGTACCTCGGCAATATTTCTCACAGCGTCTATACTTTTAGGATCATTCTTGTGTTGGGCCTGTACATTGTGGTGCATTCATCACACAGACTCGCGCTGCGCTTTTGCCCGCTGACAGCCGCATTTGTGTAACACGAGCGCTGAAACCATTAATCCAAAGATGATTGGTTTATGCTAAAAGTGTCATAGCACCAATGAATTAGAATAACTGGTGGATTGTTACACTGTTTGGAGAGGAAATGCCTTTGAATGGTTTAAAGGTGAACGTTGAATCAGCAGACTGCCCAGAGGCTTTTGCCTAAGGGATGTGCTAACATCTGTCAGGTGCTGTGGGGTTAGTTCCAGGTTAACTGGAGCTGGTGCTAGCTGGAAGGCACGATGACACCTCAAGGAAAGTCCCCATTTGACCCTCCATCTCTTAATCCCCCTCCACCAGCCCTGATCACAGCCGACattatttgtaaaataaaaaataaaataaaattgcacTCCATagtcctgtactggataagtagtcaatggatggatggattcactaATGTTCATAGCAAATGTACCTTAGACATCTcagtaatgtgcttttaaaagttAATGTATACCATATATAATTACATATATTTCTTCTGAAAATGATAAATCATGTGACACTGATACTGCTGAATCGGACCTCGATGGAGGTACCCAAGGGGCTCACCTCTGCCCTGGTCCTGAGGATGAGGTCCGGCCCGTCAGGAAGGTCGCCTCGTGAGGCTCCGGTGGTATCCACATGGAGCACCTCCATCTGCCTGAAGGAGTCCCCGCTGAAAGCTGCCCGGTAGCTGGTCTCAGGCGGGAGGTCTGCTGTGCTGAGGGGGGGCTTCTTACGGACCTGTTTGGATGACTTCACTCCAGACCAGGGCCGATATTCATGCCTTGGGGGGGGGatgatgaaataaaaaaaatagcccataaaaatgatgagGCAGTTTCccttcaaaggtacaacagcatggtcaCTTGGGGCTTGATGCAATCTCTCTGGCACAGTTACATGACTATCAAACTACCTGCTGGTTATAtatatacgcacacacacagcagttggtgtgtgtgtatgtatgtatataaagaACCGGTTCATATGGCCAACAAGCAGCTAAGGTAGATTAATCTCCGCACGGTCACAAAAGGTGTGATACAAAACTAAAATTATACTGCTGTCCCTATTTCCATTTTTCAAAAGTTGTCATCAATCAGGTCACCCCATCCGTGACGTCGATGCGCATATCCTCCCTATTTGATGTGTTAAGCGTAAGAGAGGAGGCTCGTTGCCTTCCTTGTGAAACGGAGGGGGCAAAAAGGGtctcaaacaaaaaaacatttattactGCAAGACAGCAATACCCGACGCTGCGGACTTAGGAAAAAAACAGGCGGAAATAAATTTCTCCGGGCAGAAAAGCCAATCATTGAAAAGATAATTAGTAACGATCTGGCACAAATTATCTAGCAGGGGTAATGAAGTCCGTCGGGGCTGCCGCGGATCGCGATGAGTCGAATTGGGAGAAAATTCTGCGCGACcgcgtttggggagggtgctggAAAACTGAGCGCAATGGGTTATATCAGGTGATGGACTATTTATAACTCGTGCAGATTCTCCTCTGCTTACTAGTATTAAAGCATCTGCTTCCGGCGACCAACTAAATATACTATTCGTTGAAAATCTGGGTTATACATTAAATTTCTGCGATATTTTAAAACCGGTCCTCAGAACTGCTGCGTTATAAATGAGCAGCTTGTTGCGTCTTTCTTTCTGGGTTCCCTGAGCCCCCCTGCAAGCGACTGAGCGGATTCATTTGCGGTGTTAAAATGCACCAAGTCCGAAAAGAGGGTGCGcataaaagaaaatatttatgTACCGTGTATCCAAGTGACAATGTTTCGCTAAAAATAAAAGTCAGTAATAAATATCCTGCGATAATGTGAATACAAGTACTGTATACACTAAAAGTGAACATAATTTAGTTATTAAATGTTGTAATCTGTACATTTTACTACTATCAAAAGTACACTAAAGGTTTGCTAGGGAGTAAGTTAAAAGAGCCTGTCGCTGGTACCGGTGTACAGATGCGCCCTGGTTACGGTGCTGAATGAACAGCTCCGATGCCACGTACCTGTATGAGCTTCCTTTGGCCGTCCCCAGCGACTGATCGCCCCGCTTCTGCCTACTTCCATCCTGGTTATCGCTTTTGTGCTGGTTCGCATTTTTTGGACTATCCAAAGGGGAGTCGTCCTTACTACCATTGGTAATCCAGGGGAAACTCTCCCTTTTAGGAATGGGCCAGGGCTTGAAATCTTGTTTGTACTGAGTGACACTCTGAAAAGGCACGTCGGGGGGACGGTAGTCCTCTCGGGGCTTGTAGCTCGGTTCCTTCCGTCCCCGCAATGATCTCCTGCTCCCCGCCTCCGCTGCTGCAAGTGATGTTCTCTGGTCCTGGGCTGATGGTCCGGCTTTCTGCGTCCTGCCCGCCGGTACGTGCTTGGCGACTGATCTTACCTCCTGCTCCCCGATCTCGGAGTAGTTCTGGATAGTTAGCGGCACCGAGAGATCGGATTTGTCGAACTGGTTCCAGAACCGAGCCAGGCAGCACACCCTACTGATGCACGGCCAAGCCATTTTTAGTTAAAAATAAAcgcaaagaaaagaaaaagaaaaaagaaagcaaATGGGCGATTTTAAAGGCGTTACATGCAGAAATAGCGACGCATGGCGATTAGTGTGAAGCGGAGCCGGCGCGCCATCCCCATGCCCGAGCGCCGGAATGCCAGGCTCCGCCGGGACTCTCTCATTACACATCTACCCCACGTGGTACAGAGGATTCAACCCGACGCAGACCCTCTCCAGGCGGAGCGAACTACACCGCGATCGAAGAGTCAACATTATTTAACATCGCGTGTGCAAAAACATCTGAGGGCATGCAGACACATCAGCAGCATAACAGTTCAGATGCACGTTTATATGTGTAGATAACAGCTTTTTCTGACCTGAACTTTTTTGACATGTTAAAATTTTATTCAGCGCCCCCATTATACCCTCCTCAACAAGACGCCGCTCCACTCCAAGTTTTCCATATGGCAAAAAAAAGTTATTAGAATATTCCTTTGGTACACAACATTAAATTAAACACAAAGGGATACATGATTGAACTATTACGGTAGTGGGCGATTAACTACTCCTGTCGTAAAAGTAACGGCCCATTCACTTATATTGTAAGCATACAGGGAAAAGTAATACATCTTGCTATTTTCGACCGCTAATGATAAAGGGTTAATAATCGATATAAAATTATATGCGAAACGGCCATGACGTGACCAGAAAACAATATCATTAAAGCAAATATATCAAATGGATCGAGGACAAAAACGTTCTGACCAGATCTAAGTCAAAACTTTTGTCAAAGCATTTGTTTCAAATCCGAGAAGTGCAACAGAACAATTTATTAAAGACGTATTCTAACAAAAATGCTATTCATATTGTACGCCtatcaatatctcattgagcATAGAATTAATTCCATATAACTTGGCCTAGgcgtatgtaaaaaaaaatagaaacgcGTGAAATAATAATTTTCTCTCCGATTTGAAAATATTtatggagagagaaaaaaaatatgcatacTGAAGATCTCACTGTTTTTTGAAAGGAACACCAAAAGCTGCCAGACGCAACCCTTATGTTCATCTGCCGATAGTTCAGTTCAAAACTTTACAACAAACTTTACAGTAGGCCTTTAGGCTATGTAATGATACATGAATAAAATGATCAAATGGCGTTTGAATTaatatttcataaatatttacgTATCCTGGTAGCCTATTGGATGAGTAGCTGGGAGGAAGCGTGGATGTATTGATTATCAGTACTTATTCCGATACAGTGTGATGGTGATATACTCTCTTGTGTAATGACATGCTCCCCCTAGAGGCCGAGAAAATAATCATATAAATTTTGACTTTATCGCGCTGATTCTACAATTGAACTGGTTAACTGGGTTGAAGTGTCGAGGAATGGTGTCTGTCAGTCCTGACTGTATACCAGCCCTTGTTTTGGGAACTCCTGtgtatgttgtttttgttaCCATTAACCGCTTAATGGACTGTTTGAAAACACTGACCTAAATGTTATGTGTGAAACTACAAACTACAGACCTTAGAAAGTTTTGCCTCGCAGTTGTCTTGTAATATGACTGGTTCATGGAGCATAATGGTTGAATTAGTTTTTGTTCCATTTGAACTGTTAATTAATGGTCCTCTATCAAATTATCGATTCATTATATATTATAATGCATAAACAAAATTTGTTTACCCCCTTTCATTTGTACGTTGAATCAGCCGTTGATGCCCGCTTTAACATTAACAGAAATAATAACGTAGATTAATTAGAATTTACGTACGTTAAAAATGTAAGTCGTTTTAAGAGGCGaaaaacataatatatatagCATGCTTTAACATTACACTTATCAGTACCAACAGCTGACGAATAAATATAATCGCTGTTTGTTTCATTAGTCATTTGCGAAGATTCAAATTAATTTACTAATATTTATTTACTGTCTGCTACATCTCTGGTTCTTGTTATGTTATTCGCTGTATTATATATTGTGTTATATATGTAAAGTACTGGGTCCCCTGAATCTGTTAGTGTATGTTTGGCTCAATGTGCCCCTGAAGCCCtgaatatatttctgtatattaaTTACTAGTATAGTACTGCATTAATATACATTAGAAATGAAAACATCGTCATTTAATTGACCCGAGAACATTAAGGTGTAACACGGCTCCTTGTTTCCAGAGGGAAGGAAAATGACGTTGCACAAGCGGCGATGCGGACGCAGGTGAGGCGACTGGAGAGCTGCCGGTGTCAGCTCGTACACGTGGGTTTGCTGACGCGCGATTTTTAACTCTATATGATGTCAATGTAATTTTTCAAGAGTGATAGGCTTCAAAGCAGAAGGGCTGCGTTCACCTTTGTTAATTTTTCACATTTGTTTGCACACAGCATTCCGTAACTTTCCAAAAAGGCATGTCGTTCTAACGCCTTGATCTCGTTCAGTTCAGGGTGCCGACTCTTCGACTGGACTCTGAAAGTGTCTGAAGACGAGTGTCTGAAAAGGGTGCCAGGGCAGTAACTCCGTTAAAAGATACAACGGCGATACGATGGAGTATTTGCCCGACAGCAATTCGAGATATAAAGACGTGGAATACTGGGATGAGAGGTACAGGAGAGAGGAGTCGTTCGAGTGGTTCGGAGACCTTTCAAAATTCCAGCACTTACTTGAGCAGCATGTCAAGAAGGACGATGCCATTCTCATTCTTGGtatgtattttatgtatttgaCGTCACACTGCAAAAACAACCTGTGCAAATATGAAGTCCTAAAATATACGGACATATGATTTTTCCTCTCATTCGTGTTTCAGATTCTAAGCGGTCACCAGGAGGCGCTGTAACCGCAGAGTTTATTAAATGATTAGAATAAACGGATGATGTGTCCCCTGGACGCCCCTGTGATAGCCAAAGGCGAGACGAATGCGGCTTTGGTTTCGTCCTTGGATTAAATGCATATTTGGAGCTGGGGTGTCCTTCGCGTTTTTAGTCGATAGGTAGCATCCTCAGCcatatatgatttttttaaggTTATTGTATTAGGGTAGCTCCCCCCCAAGTATTTTACTGCAGATTAAACGCTCATTTCTGTTTATGTTTCCGCAGGTTTAAGCATTTCAAATCCACTGATGCTTAATTATACATtatacaatttaacatttattCACTGACTCTCTGGGCCAATTATAGTTTCTTTTTCTGCAAATCAAAATATTATCTTACAAATATTCTTAGTAGAAAGACGTTTCTGTAAACGTTTATTCCAGGTAAATAATATCTTATGGCAGCAGTGTGATAAAGATTTGTCCTCACGTAACTGTATTATTGAACTGTGGATCTCTTAAAAAACATGTTTTGCGATTACAATGGAATAAATGCAGTAGTACTTATTTTATATGAGGTCTTTAATATAATATCACAGTACAAATTTATCAGAATAGACCTCCCGCAAATCAGTGTCTCCTCACGAAATGGCATTAAAAAAAACCCGACAGAAGTGTGCGGCTGAACCTCAATGCCGTTTTCCGCAGTAGTTGCGGTGCCACGGCTTTGCCCATAGATGGCGCTGTTGCTGCGCTTTGCGACACTATGAACGAATGTCTTTTTTGCATGCAAAACTGTTCTTTTGGGCATTTCAAATATGCATCGGGGAATGACAGGGGCTTTCTGCTTTCTTAGAGGGCCAACTCTAACTGCAGAATACCCCTTATGCCCCACTCAGCTTTTTCCCCACCCGTGTTAAGTTTCTCCATCATTGTGTTGAGGGTAATGAAGGATGCCCTTCACGGGCGTGTTCAGGTTCTCCTGTGAAGCCGTGAGACTCCACGCACACATGTCAGTATGTGTAGGCGTGTCCGCACATGCAGGACGTCGTAGCAGCCAGTTCACACTTGCTGGATACATACAGGATCAGACACATGCTAGGTGGTGCAGCAAGACGCACGGACATTCGGCACGCTGGACCTCTGCTAGCGCGTCCCCAGTGGGGGCAGTTCGCTGAACCTACCTGTCTTGCAAACCTTGCTTCTGTGTGATACACGGGCGGCATTGTAGAGCACGCAGGGAACTGGGGGCTGATTGCATTTCAGACAAGTGAGCCGGATTGAAGACCCTCTCCTGAGCGCCCTGTGCCAGCTGTGCACATGAACGGGCCCCCATCTCCCACCCCCCTTTGAGCTTCGGGTGGATGGGCTCAATGCGGCTCGTGGGTGGGCCGTCTCTCATCCCGTCTATCTCTCCAGCTCTTTGTTTCTTGCGCGTTTCCCTCCCCAAGCAGCGAGAGCAGCTGTgccgtctggggggggggggggggggacggacgTATgaaactgtttgtgtgtgtatctgcgagcgggtatactttacgttatggggacacaatgtccccacaaagtgaTGAATgcccatttttttttccattatggggaccagtttcctgttctgtgactgtgactgcaatgagaACTAAAAATACAAAGACTCACATTTTGCTTGGTTTCTcatgggttaaggttagggctgggtaggggttaaggttgtcatagttagcgttagcttttttcccatagaaatgaatgagcggccgCCATAcagatatgtttacccgacgtgtgtgtgtgtgactgcacATATAAATGGCCTATGATGCTACTGACGGACAAATGGAACAAAAGTGTGTTTACTGAGTAAAAAGTGAACATTCTCCCCATGAGCGTTTGTGGAGTCGGGATCATTGATGGTCTTAGATACAAGTATTCAGGGCCTAATTTCCACCACGGCTCTGGACGAGAggtggcgccccctggtggcacaCACCCGCTGGCGCATCACAGATCGCTCACCGCCGGGAAACCAGAGCCGCGGTGGGATGCGGGTGTCACGTGAGCGTGACCGTCGGGCCCATCCTTTGTGGGCCACCGCAGTGACCTGATGTTTCCAGGCCGTGAAAGAGCCCTGCGTTACCGGATATGGCGGCTTTGTGCGCGGCGATAACCGGAGCGGCTGGCGAGCGCAGCGGGGGCCGTGCCAGGGCCAGAATCCGGGCCTTTCCTTAATTGGTTTGTCACTGAAGATGCCTGCCAGATTAAGCTGGCTGGCTTTTAGGTCTCCGCCAGGCGTCTGCGGTGGAGGGATGACTGATTGTGTGGCCTTACCGGGGTAAATGTtcaaagaaacacaaataattaCTGCTCAGGAGAGACAGGCACCTGTGGGCCGAATGTTTAAGACTATCAGGCTGTAGCCTGAAAGGTTGGGAGGGAATTTGAGGCTTGGGTTGTGCCCCTCTATCCTCATGCAGAGATGGGGAGGGATCTCTCTTTGATGTggtaccccctcccccacatacATTGCCGTTATTTTCGAGTGGGGCGTCAGAATGTGTGGTGGCATGTTTAATGCCAGGCTGCAGTAAGCAGATTCAGCAGGCCTGTCTGAACCCAGTGGGTGGGTTATTTTGTACCCCTTCCCCACGCTGGCTTGTTGAGGGATGGTCCCTGCTGGCGGAGGGCGaacggtgggggtgggggggtcagggtGTTGTCTGGGATGTcagcagcagggggggggggtcctccccGGATTCCATTTTCCGCAGCGTCAGATAGTAAAATTTGATTAATTCTGACAGCCGCTGACAGGATGGAAAGTAGACAGGGGAAAGCCTTCGGGGGGGGGCGGTATTTTGATATCATTGGGGAGTCGGCCAGCGGCCACCTCCTAGAATCCCAGCCcctcgtgacccccccccccagcatggcCGGGTGGGTTACCCCCCCTCCCTGGTCGACTCCCCAGGGAAATGTCACGAGTGCAGCATAGCGGTATGCGGACACCCCCGCCAACGGCCTGCGGACACAAATGGCTGCGCCCGCTGCCCGAGTTGGCGCTGCTGCGGGACCCCTGGCCCCCATGCGTACGGGGCCCGGCTTGGCCCAAAGGCGCCATTTCCTCGGTTCCAGCCGAGTGCCGAAACACACCCGGTGGCATTGTCTAAATGGGATGGCTTCAGGTTTTCGAACACATATTCGTTTACCGAAAATCGACTTTTGCTCCATAACGTTGTGACAGAGAGATAACGAGAGCGGATTTTTATGATTAtaattttgcatgttttttgcTTTTGCAGTACGCCGGTAACTTGCCAGGCAGATTAACGTCGTATGGATTTCAGTTTGCAgagtttttccttttttccctcCCCAGACAAGATGATTCTGCGTCTGCGAGGCATCTTGGATTTTTATACCATTCTTGTGAGAGTGAATTTCGGCCCCTGGTAGGGATGTGGATCTATAAACCATCGTGGAGAGATTCACAGCCCCTCCCTTCCATACCTGCAACTGAGGTTCCTTGGATACTGTTTCCAAGAGAGGAGCACATGTCGTGTGTCAGGGATCCTGCTGGGTGATTAAAAACACAGCGTACTGAAATACATGAATGAAGGAGGAAAATGAATGGAATGAATGGGTGAATGAGAGGcagattggggtgggggggggcatggagatTTGTTGGGGAGGGTGGGTGGTATCATGGCCACACCCACCCCTCCGGTGTTCGCCTGATTGGCTGTTGATCAACAGGAATGGCGGTTCTGCGGCTGGTTGGTTCCTCCCTCCAGCTCGTTCACCGTTTCAGAGAAAAGGCTTATGAATGAGTTTCTGGGCTGCCTCTTCATCACTGAATGAAAACGGTAGATttgagaatgggggggggggctttaacatgggtgttggggggggaggcGTGTGTTCTAGCCCCAGCCGCAGTCCCCCGCCTCTCCTGAAGTCATGAATTCGACGTTTGGGTCAACGCCTTTGGACAGCGAGCCGCCCCAACAGCCAATGGAATCTCCACAGAGCGGCTGCGCAGGGGCCTCGCGCTCGGAATACTAACTGCGTTTCCCGGGCAACAGGGCTCGGAACTCGGAATACTAACTGTGTTTCCCGGGCAACGGGGCTCGGATGATGGATAGGCCCTGCACTGATAAACATGGAGTGATGAAAGTAACATGAGCTGCGAGTGCATTTGGGGTCCGGCATGGCGTGAAATTTTACTGCTGTAATTTCTCCGATTCGGGGCCACTTCCATCCGCAGTCGTGTCTGTGGATGCGAGATAAAAGGTGCCGATTCCCTGGGGGTTTGACAGGCCAGGGGTTGGCGCACATCTTTGCCGCAAGGTCACATTCACTCAAGGCTAATTCAGCGGCTTGAATACTGCATCTCTGTTAGTCTAATAGTCTCAGGCAGGGTGGGTTGTGATGGGGGTCCCTGGATCCCTTGACTGCCTCCATCTGGGCTGAGCAGTTCTCAGTTATGTCGTCAAGTTATGGCCGGGGCTGCATCCATGCTATGTGGAGTTTCTGCAGGAAATGCGTGGTgtgtcgccccctgctgggcgTGGCAGGGATCTCGGCCTCACGCCTTTCACAGGTTCCCTCCCAGCCCCTTCGAGCTGCCCACGAGGATCTCGTTGAAAACAGAGCCACACTTTAGCAGCAGGATGCTGCTGCAGtaaaggaggggggggtgtgtgcaGATGGGGGAAGGGAGGGAGTAAGTAAGTGAGGGGATGAATGAATGtgagggagaggagaggaggaaaGCGGCATTCCCTCCATCCCCACAGAGCACCGAGCCAACAGACCAATCAGGCGGAGCTGTGACCACAGCAATGGGTGCAGCGTTGCATCTTGGCGTccacgcccccaccccccagtgtgCACATTGCCGCAATGCCCCCCCTTACTTTGAGAGCCCAGCACTTGATGTGCCTGAGCAgtacaatcccccccccactccagggCAGTAGTGTGTAGTGGGGATGGGAGCtgtcttgtggggggggggggggattaactgTGTAAAACTAAGGGTCCTGTAGGCTGCCATTTatatggtggtggggggggggtgagggaggaTGCAGGGGACAGCTCCGGGTGGGGGTTCCTCGGCAGCATGACGCAGTTGTCGGCTCAGCTACAACCACGACGTCATCTCTGAACGCAGCCAGAGGCACCAGGGTCGGTTCGCTCGCTGACGTACGAATGCGCGTGTGAGGATCGTCACCGCTGTCACCGGGGGCTGCGAGGCGGGAGCCCCGCTCCTGCTGAACCGCCGCGTGGGCAGGTTCCTGCACAGGTGCGGGTGaatccccaggtggcgtcgcgGTTAAGGAATCGTAGCTGCTTTTTATTTGTAGGTTGCGGGGCTGTAGCTGACCAGGCAGCGCGGGACGGGGCCGAGTGCAGCAGACTGCAGGCCAGTGGTCTACCTGGGAAAGCGCGCAGCAGGCATTTCAAGAAAACGTGCTGGAGAAGCTGCACAGTACCTGGGAATTTTGAGGGAGGGGTTGGAGGTGGTGTGTTTGCCCCCAGTTCCCAGAGATGGAGCAGGCAGAGTGAGGAAGCATGTGTGGAAGAGACATTTTAGCAGGGCGGAAAACAAAGCTGTACCCAGTCACTGCAGCGTTAAGAGAAGATCAGCTAAACCTGTGTAAACCTGTGCCAGTCACTGCGGCTTTAAGGGAAGATCCGCTGTATCTATCCAAGGTACAGAAAAGCAGGTAAATACTCTGAAATGGGGCAGATGGAATGAGCGATGTcccaccccccactctgcaGATAGAGGTGTCTGTCTTCCTGTTTCGATCACGAGATTAAAACCCATTTAGACCAGGGAAAAGGGGCTTGGctggtgttacatgggcccccTCACACACCTGGGGAATCACAGCCCGCTTTCCCACTTCAGCTGTGCTATAATGTGCCCCCTCACGTCCCtgtgctgcccctcccccccctcagtTCTGTTGCAGTAAAGGAGGACTGACTTCTCGCCTCAAAGAACGCAACTAACTTGGAGTCACgaaaaaagtcatttttttcCTGGTAGTCAGAATTGGAAACCGCATATGCAGAGTTTTCATAAATGCCACTCTCATCTGAGGTCCAGGTGTGATACGAAGCTATCGCGTAGCAACGTGAGATGACCCTCCCCTCCACCTCAGATTCACCATCTTCTTATATAACAACCCCTCCCACCTTTTGGTTTGATGTAAGATTTAGTTGACTTTGCGGGGTATTACCCTTTCTTGTCCCCAGGGCCCAGGTGGCACGTGGAACTGCTGAGGGAGTGCGGCGGCGTTGTGGTGGGGAAGGCATTGAGGCTCGCGCAcagtggagctctgcttatccaACAGAGGAGCTGAACTTCCCAGTGTTTGTCTCGCATTTCTTTTCTCCTTCCTTGTGCattttaaccaaaaaaaaaatggaggcaCACAAGCAGGAGTTAATTTCCCATgcgtgcacacacatacacataccccccccccactgaaatCTTTTACCAAATGAaagacacccccgccccccactctCCTCCGAGCCAGCTCACTCAACATTGTATGAAAACTCATTTTGGATTCTGTATAAATGTGAGTCTCTTGGAGAACGGGCTTGGGGGGCtgttttaaagcatgtgggggggggtgaagttTTATTGTTAGCGATGCCTTTGGTAGGATTGAATCACCTGACTGTGATTGTCTCAGGCTGCTGAGAATGACTACACTTCGTAGGCTAGTAAAATGCTGGGT of Brienomyrus brachyistius isolate T26 unplaced genomic scaffold, BBRACH_0.4 scaffold147, whole genome shotgun sequence contains these proteins:
- the map6d1 gene encoding MAP6 domain-containing protein 1 translates to MAWPCISRVCCLARFWNQFDKSDLSVPLTIQNYSEIGEQEVRSVAKHVPAGRTQKAGPSAQDQRTSLAAAEAGSRRSLRGRKEPSYKPREDYRPPDVPFQSVTQYKQDFKPWPIPKRESFPWITNGSKDDSPLDSPKNANQHKSDNQDGSRQKRGDQSLGTAKGSSYRHEYRPWSGVKSSKQVRKKPPLSTADLPPETSYRAAFSGDSFRQMEVLHVDTTGASRGDLPDGPDLILRTRAEEQLVKTKLSPNPSAVFQSGSRIFNI